The following are from one region of the Arthrobacter sp. TMP15 genome:
- the menD gene encoding 2-succinyl-5-enolpyruvyl-6-hydroxy-3-cyclohexene-1-carboxylic-acid synthase, protein MTLLSSMDAARHVVDALVRAEVAHVVVAPGSRSAPLAYALAEAQADDRLKTYVRIDERVAGFTALGLALGAKAPVAVVTTSGTAVGNLLPAVMEANHSGTPIVVLCADRPEELRGTGANQTTQQLDIFGDHVRFATDVPAGLDPSSAISTALSAARGRLEGIPSGPVQVNLAFRDPLTPALDGSEWERLLPVVKAGDGLGPEPRKAISSPVASSPVVSLPVTSLPVTSLPATSHRTVVVAGHGAGAEAEYFARMLSLPLLAEPSSNARFGPNAVGPYRLLIEAFGPDSTHPIERVVLFGRPTLSRQINALLARTDLERALFIPKPVPWFEAGRRTELMLTQWDQLVGFAGQGPDGWLQVWQEAAALGEKQLDALFNDAPPNAKELTGPAVARAVWAKAQQEPSSNLMLGSSNPVRDVDLAGKPTRVNNVTVFANRGLAGIDGTLATATGVALATGRPTRVLIGDLTFLHDVGAMNTGPTEEIPHLQAVVLNDGGGGIFSVLEHGTLAQAPNYAAAVERFFGTPHTVELGVLAQAYGWAHTLVRTPAELGQALAAPVQGRSLIEVSASRAGLQEFHARIAAALADSQ, encoded by the coding sequence GTGACTTTACTTAGCTCCATGGATGCTGCCCGCCACGTTGTAGACGCCTTGGTCCGTGCGGAAGTTGCTCACGTGGTGGTGGCGCCAGGATCCCGCAGTGCACCTCTTGCCTATGCCCTTGCTGAAGCGCAGGCAGATGACCGGCTCAAAACATATGTACGAATTGACGAACGAGTTGCCGGGTTTACGGCCCTAGGCCTGGCACTGGGGGCGAAGGCTCCCGTGGCGGTTGTGACAACGTCGGGAACGGCTGTAGGCAACCTACTGCCTGCGGTCATGGAGGCTAACCACAGCGGAACACCCATCGTTGTGCTCTGCGCGGACCGACCCGAAGAATTGCGGGGCACCGGAGCCAACCAAACAACACAGCAGCTGGACATCTTTGGCGATCACGTTCGTTTTGCCACGGATGTTCCAGCCGGTCTGGATCCCTCCAGCGCCATCTCAACAGCCCTAAGTGCTGCCCGCGGACGGTTAGAAGGTATTCCCTCCGGTCCCGTTCAGGTGAACCTCGCCTTTCGGGACCCGCTGACACCGGCACTGGACGGTTCGGAATGGGAACGGCTGCTGCCTGTGGTGAAGGCGGGAGATGGCCTTGGTCCTGAGCCCAGAAAGGCCATAAGCAGCCCGGTGGCAAGCAGTCCAGTGGTAAGCCTGCCCGTAACGAGCTTGCCGGTAACGAGCTTGCCGGCAACGAGCCACAGAACAGTGGTGGTGGCCGGGCACGGGGCAGGTGCGGAAGCGGAATACTTTGCCCGAATGTTGTCTCTACCGCTGCTCGCGGAACCGTCTTCCAATGCTCGGTTTGGACCCAACGCGGTTGGCCCATACCGGCTGCTCATTGAGGCCTTTGGCCCTGATAGCACTCATCCGATTGAGCGGGTGGTACTTTTTGGTCGGCCAACACTATCGCGGCAAATCAATGCGTTGCTGGCCCGCACCGACCTGGAACGGGCACTATTTATTCCCAAGCCTGTTCCCTGGTTCGAGGCTGGGCGGCGCACGGAACTGATGTTGACTCAATGGGATCAACTCGTTGGCTTCGCCGGGCAGGGCCCGGACGGCTGGCTCCAAGTGTGGCAGGAAGCGGCCGCTCTTGGCGAGAAGCAATTAGATGCGCTCTTCAATGATGCACCCCCCAATGCCAAGGAACTTACGGGCCCGGCGGTGGCGCGCGCAGTGTGGGCCAAGGCCCAGCAAGAGCCCAGTAGCAACCTCATGCTGGGTTCCTCAAACCCTGTCCGCGACGTTGACCTGGCGGGTAAACCCACCAGGGTAAACAACGTCACTGTGTTCGCCAACCGGGGTCTGGCAGGTATTGACGGCACCCTCGCCACAGCAACCGGGGTAGCCCTGGCTACGGGCCGGCCAACACGGGTGTTGATAGGGGATCTGACCTTTTTGCATGACGTAGGAGCTATGAATACAGGTCCCACCGAAGAAATTCCGCACCTGCAAGCCGTAGTCCTCAATGATGGTGGCGGAGGCATTTTCTCAGTCTTGGAGCACGGAACACTAGCGCAGGCACCCAACTACGCGGCCGCCGTCGAACGCTTCTTTGGCACCCCGCACACAGTAGAACTGGGTGTTTTGGCGCAAGCTTACGGATGGGCTCATACGTTGGTGCGCACTCCCGCGGAGCTGGGGCAGGCTCTGGCCGCACCTGTGCAGGGGCGCAGCCTCATTGAGGTATCGGCCAGCCGGGCAGGATTGCAAGAGTTCCACGCACGTATCGCCGCAGCCTTGGCTGATTCACAGTAA
- a CDS encoding MFS transporter: protein MSKPSKPGDFSLWSIALPAFGPSLLFGIGEGAILPIIPLSARTMGSSLAGAALIVALIGIGSLVSNIPASMITAKFGERLSMVGAAILSLCALLLCVFATELWPFAAGILLIGAASAVFNLARQSYLTEAVPPLLRARAMSTLGGVGRIGLFAGPFIGALVIHLVGLSGAYWVAAVAVAGAGALALWLPDLVSDQGERSDGPAPTLRSLVSAHKEIFLSVGLGILFVSAVRSSRQVVVPLWAENLGLSPAATSLIYGMSGAIDMLVFYPAGKVMDKKGRIAVAVPSMVLMGVSLLLMPLTTGALTLLLVAMLIGFGNGIGSGLVMTLGADYAPRNGRAQFLGVWRFISDIGGSSGPAILAGLTAVVSLSFGIAATGLLGLVAAAVLGYSVPRHKPIQR from the coding sequence GTGAGCAAACCATCGAAACCAGGAGACTTCAGTCTGTGGTCCATTGCCCTTCCGGCATTTGGGCCATCACTGCTTTTTGGTATTGGCGAAGGGGCTATTCTGCCCATCATCCCGCTCAGTGCGCGCACCATGGGCTCGTCCCTGGCGGGGGCGGCTCTCATTGTGGCGTTGATTGGGATCGGTTCCCTGGTCAGTAATATTCCGGCCTCGATGATCACAGCTAAGTTTGGTGAACGGCTCAGCATGGTTGGCGCTGCCATCCTGAGCCTGTGCGCGCTCCTGCTCTGCGTTTTCGCCACCGAACTCTGGCCCTTTGCCGCAGGGATTCTCCTGATTGGCGCTGCCTCGGCAGTGTTCAACCTAGCGCGCCAAAGTTACCTCACCGAAGCTGTTCCGCCACTCTTGCGGGCCCGGGCCATGTCGACGCTTGGTGGGGTGGGCAGGATTGGTTTGTTCGCCGGACCGTTCATTGGTGCCTTGGTGATTCACCTGGTGGGGCTCAGTGGCGCCTACTGGGTGGCCGCTGTGGCCGTGGCTGGTGCAGGAGCCCTGGCTCTGTGGCTACCTGATCTTGTCAGCGACCAAGGTGAGCGCAGTGACGGGCCAGCCCCCACCCTGCGTTCCTTGGTTTCGGCGCATAAAGAAATCTTCCTCAGTGTTGGGCTTGGGATCCTCTTCGTCAGTGCAGTGCGCTCTTCCCGGCAGGTTGTAGTGCCGTTGTGGGCAGAGAACTTGGGTCTGAGCCCTGCTGCCACCTCCCTGATCTATGGCATGTCCGGTGCCATCGACATGCTTGTCTTTTATCCAGCCGGCAAGGTCATGGATAAAAAGGGGCGCATAGCGGTAGCCGTGCCGTCCATGGTGTTGATGGGCGTCTCGCTGCTGCTGATGCCGCTAACCACAGGAGCGCTCACTCTGCTGCTGGTAGCCATGCTGATCGGGTTTGGAAACGGCATTGGATCGGGCCTGGTCATGACCTTGGGAGCTGACTACGCACCACGGAACGGGCGGGCCCAGTTTCTGGGCGTATGGCGGTTCATCTCTGACATTGGTGGCTCAAGCGGACCAGCGATCCTTGCGGGCCTAACGGCTGTGGTGAGTTTATCTTTTGGCATTGCGGCCACCGGATTGTTGGGGCTGGTAGCGGCTGCCGTACTGGGGTATTCGGTACCCCGGCACAAACCCATCCAGCGCTAG
- a CDS encoding diacylglycerol kinase family protein — translation MNPGAGGLDSGRALLLVNPTSGRGRGLRLMASTAEALRVAGFRVEVSVTDGLEDATAQAEAGAAGSLVAILGGDGFLGAAAAGARKSGAIILPLAGGRGNDTVRRLGLGLDPVKTVRDIKNLSVRELDLGLVNDRPYLGVANVGFDGLANEYGNNARLNLGPFVYLYGGIKAFLDWKDVTFTLSVDGKQSTFPGWFVAVGNVGQYGGGLRICPQAMVDDGLLDVVSLGKATILAVAATFLRSYRGSHLRQENVSFTRGKVVLISASKPLNIYADGEKLAALPALLEVVPRAVKVLVPASSDVLLNG, via the coding sequence ATGAACCCCGGCGCTGGCGGCCTGGACAGTGGAAGGGCACTGCTGCTTGTGAACCCGACGTCGGGCCGGGGGCGTGGCTTGCGGTTGATGGCCAGCACCGCCGAGGCTCTCCGGGTTGCCGGGTTCCGTGTTGAAGTTTCTGTTACTGACGGGCTAGAGGATGCCACGGCCCAGGCAGAAGCAGGAGCTGCGGGGTCCTTGGTGGCTATTCTGGGTGGGGATGGTTTTCTCGGCGCAGCTGCCGCAGGTGCACGGAAATCGGGGGCTATCATCCTGCCGCTGGCAGGGGGGCGCGGAAATGACACCGTACGCCGTCTGGGACTGGGGCTTGACCCAGTCAAGACGGTCAGAGACATCAAAAACCTGAGCGTGCGCGAACTTGATCTGGGGCTTGTTAATGATCGTCCGTATTTGGGTGTTGCCAATGTTGGCTTTGATGGCCTGGCCAATGAATATGGCAACAATGCGCGGCTGAACCTTGGGCCGTTCGTGTACCTTTACGGTGGAATCAAGGCGTTTCTGGATTGGAAGGATGTTACTTTCACTCTCTCAGTGGATGGCAAACAAAGCACCTTCCCAGGCTGGTTCGTTGCCGTGGGAAACGTTGGCCAGTACGGGGGAGGGCTGCGAATCTGCCCGCAGGCCATGGTTGACGACGGTCTGCTGGATGTTGTCTCGTTGGGCAAGGCAACGATTCTGGCGGTGGCGGCCACTTTTCTGCGTTCCTACCGGGGCAGCCATCTCCGACAAGAGAACGTAAGCTTCACCCGAGGGAAAGTGGTGTTGATCAGCGCCAGTAAACCGCTAAATATCTATGCCGACGGGGAAAAGCTGGCCGCACTGCCAGCTCTGCTGGAAGTGGTGCCTCGGGCAGTGAAAGTACTGGTTCCGGCCAGCTCGGACGTCTTACTCAACGGCTGA
- a CDS encoding CGNR zinc finger domain-containing protein produces the protein MELNPYGEYAVLLAASLANAFPDDRAGIVARARDIGMTIDFTAAANDYGLVRAIIDDWLTVVDARDPHERAALLNAHMATASAYPRLTEHNGEDWHLHYRDQNQNLSHVLRAVISVGTALHLTTRGMHRLGRCAAGTSLGDGCRAVVVDTTRNGRQQYCSVRCANRAAVRRHRAKSAEIS, from the coding sequence ATGGAACTCAACCCTTACGGAGAATATGCGGTTCTTCTTGCCGCTTCGCTCGCCAACGCGTTTCCCGACGACAGGGCTGGCATTGTGGCCCGCGCCCGGGATATCGGCATGACAATCGACTTTACGGCAGCGGCGAATGACTACGGGCTGGTTCGGGCGATCATCGACGATTGGCTAACTGTTGTTGATGCGCGCGACCCTCATGAACGCGCTGCCCTGCTCAATGCCCACATGGCCACAGCATCGGCCTACCCAAGGCTTACCGAGCACAACGGAGAAGACTGGCATTTGCACTACCGCGATCAAAATCAGAATCTCTCACATGTTTTGCGCGCGGTTATCAGCGTTGGCACCGCTTTACATCTCACCACCCGCGGCATGCACCGGCTTGGGCGTTGCGCTGCCGGAACGTCACTTGGCGATGGTTGTAGGGCGGTAGTGGTTGATACTACTCGCAACGGCCGCCAACAATACTGTTCGGTGAGATGCGCCAACCGTGCAGCGGTACGTAGGCATCGGGCCAAATCAGCAGAGATCTCATAG
- a CDS encoding phosphatase PAP2 family protein: MKNHAAPHRSGPHSRAASRIAAWPFFSAAFISLVGMALSYRFFITTTSGQFIDESALVEAEAARQRIGIQTAQVLDSLPVTSLVIAALVVLFVTLARRRWKAAGFAIVAMAAANLSTQVIKAGLPDRPNLGVNTLALNSLPSGHTTLAASAAAAVFLVVSPRWRPAAGFVGGSYALVVGISTLINQWHRPSDVLAAFFIVAFWTALAALVVMRTGPKWNVWLGSDMHWASARWWTVLAGLLALLAGVATALILRSVSGPDAVSTTSYFLIGLGQIVVVGYGLTFAGILLLTLAVRRRSRR, encoded by the coding sequence ATGAAGAACCATGCCGCCCCTCACCGTTCAGGCCCGCACAGCCGTGCCGCCTCACGCATTGCCGCCTGGCCATTCTTCTCGGCGGCGTTCATTAGCTTGGTTGGGATGGCTCTTAGTTACAGATTTTTCATCACCACCACCTCCGGACAGTTCATTGACGAGTCAGCCCTGGTTGAGGCCGAGGCGGCCCGCCAACGCATTGGTATACAGACTGCCCAAGTCCTTGACTCACTTCCCGTGACGTCCCTGGTCATCGCCGCGCTTGTGGTCTTATTCGTCACCCTTGCCCGACGCAGGTGGAAAGCGGCTGGTTTCGCTATTGTCGCCATGGCCGCTGCTAATCTCTCCACCCAGGTGATCAAGGCTGGGCTACCGGACCGACCCAATCTCGGCGTGAACACTCTGGCCCTGAATTCGTTGCCGTCCGGGCACACTACCCTGGCCGCCAGCGCCGCAGCCGCCGTGTTCCTGGTGGTTTCCCCACGCTGGCGCCCTGCCGCAGGCTTTGTGGGCGGCAGTTACGCCCTTGTGGTGGGAATTTCCACGCTCATCAATCAATGGCACCGACCATCAGATGTCTTGGCGGCTTTCTTCATTGTGGCGTTCTGGACCGCCCTGGCGGCGCTGGTTGTTATGCGTACAGGCCCGAAGTGGAATGTCTGGTTGGGCTCGGATATGCACTGGGCATCGGCACGGTGGTGGACTGTTTTGGCCGGGCTGTTGGCCCTGTTGGCGGGAGTGGCAACGGCCCTGATCTTACGTTCGGTTTCCGGGCCCGATGCGGTTAGTACCACCAGCTATTTCCTTATTGGACTTGGCCAAATAGTTGTTGTTGGCTACGGCCTCACTTTTGCTGGCATATTGCTGCTGACATTGGCTGTTCGACGCCGTTCACGGCGTTAG
- a CDS encoding amino acid ABC transporter ATP-binding protein has protein sequence MTKTTSTDKVSPAGVKPLVEIQGVHKFFGDHHVLQGIDMTVKPGEVSVIIGPSGSGKSTLLRCINLLETISAGRIYVHNELIGYREVNGKLHDLNTKQIATQRTEIGMVFQRFNLFPHKTALQNVIEAPTQVKRQSKATAKLKAQELLEMVGLSDRANFYPSQLSGGQQQRVAIARALAMEPELMLFDEPTSALDPELVGDVLEVMKNLAKSGMTMIVVTHEIGFAREVGDTLTFMDAGVVVETGNPRDIIANPQHERTKEFLSRVL, from the coding sequence ATGACCAAGACCACCTCAACGGATAAGGTGAGCCCTGCCGGCGTAAAGCCGCTGGTGGAAATTCAGGGTGTGCATAAATTCTTCGGCGATCATCATGTGCTTCAGGGCATCGACATGACAGTCAAGCCCGGAGAAGTTTCAGTGATCATTGGGCCCTCTGGTTCAGGGAAATCTACGCTTCTACGGTGCATCAACCTGCTGGAAACAATCAGCGCCGGGCGGATCTACGTCCATAACGAGCTGATCGGTTACCGCGAGGTCAATGGGAAGCTGCACGATCTAAACACTAAACAGATCGCAACTCAGCGCACGGAAATCGGTATGGTTTTTCAGCGCTTCAATTTGTTCCCGCACAAAACTGCGCTGCAAAACGTGATCGAGGCCCCTACTCAGGTCAAACGTCAGTCAAAGGCGACTGCGAAGTTGAAGGCACAGGAACTGTTGGAAATGGTGGGTTTGTCTGACCGTGCCAACTTCTACCCCTCCCAGCTCTCTGGCGGCCAGCAGCAACGTGTTGCCATTGCCCGGGCACTGGCTATGGAACCGGAACTGATGCTCTTTGATGAGCCCACATCAGCACTGGACCCCGAGCTGGTCGGTGATGTCCTTGAAGTCATGAAGAATCTGGCCAAGTCAGGCATGACAATGATTGTGGTTACTCACGAGATTGGTTTTGCCCGCGAGGTTGGAGACACCCTCACGTTCATGGATGCTGGCGTGGTGGTTGAAACCGGTAACCCTCGGGATATCATCGCCAATCCGCAGCACGAACGCACCAAGGAATTCCTTAGCCGCGTCCTCTAA
- a CDS encoding o-succinylbenzoate synthase codes for MLPLPPLEQVLADAHVVSLPMKVKFRGVQTREVMVFKGPAGWAEFGPFLEYDDAESARWLAAALEAGWLGYPEPARSWIPLNATVPAVTPERIPAVLSAFDGLHTVKIKVAEAGESLAQDAARVGAVRNLLPEARIRVDANGGWLVPQAVAALRMLSVFGLEYAEQPVATIPEMAAVRAALGGSVLIAADESVRKVTDPLAVARAGAADLLVIKAAPLGGVRRALAIVAEAGLPAVVSSALDSSVGIRTGLALAAALPQLPYACGLGTVSLMEADVAVPSLVAVDGGIELREVVADPQLLTRFAAPAQRRAWWHERLSRCHALLGPELF; via the coding sequence ATGCTTCCACTCCCACCGCTTGAGCAGGTTCTTGCCGACGCCCATGTAGTCTCCCTGCCCATGAAGGTGAAGTTTCGAGGTGTGCAGACCCGCGAAGTGATGGTCTTTAAAGGTCCCGCGGGATGGGCGGAATTTGGGCCTTTCCTTGAGTACGACGACGCAGAGTCCGCCCGGTGGCTAGCCGCAGCTTTGGAAGCTGGCTGGCTGGGGTACCCCGAGCCAGCGCGCAGCTGGATTCCGCTGAACGCTACCGTTCCAGCAGTTACTCCTGAGAGAATTCCGGCGGTACTTTCGGCATTTGATGGTCTGCACACTGTGAAGATCAAGGTGGCCGAGGCTGGAGAGTCGCTGGCGCAGGATGCTGCCAGAGTGGGGGCAGTACGGAATTTGCTGCCAGAGGCCCGGATCAGAGTGGATGCCAATGGCGGATGGTTGGTGCCGCAGGCAGTGGCAGCGTTGCGCATGCTTTCAGTGTTTGGGCTTGAATACGCCGAACAGCCCGTTGCCACGATTCCGGAAATGGCTGCTGTACGTGCGGCGCTTGGTGGCTCGGTTTTGATTGCAGCGGATGAAAGCGTGCGCAAAGTTACTGACCCCCTGGCTGTTGCCCGCGCCGGAGCCGCAGATCTACTCGTGATTAAAGCAGCCCCCCTGGGAGGCGTCCGACGGGCGTTGGCAATCGTTGCCGAAGCCGGTTTGCCCGCTGTGGTGAGCTCGGCGCTGGATTCTTCTGTGGGCATCCGAACCGGATTAGCACTTGCGGCCGCGTTGCCACAGTTACCCTACGCCTGCGGGCTGGGCACAGTATCTTTGATGGAAGCAGATGTGGCAGTGCCAAGCCTGGTAGCGGTTGACGGCGGAATTGAGCTGCGCGAGGTTGTTGCTGATCCGCAGCTGCTTACCCGGTTTGCCGCACCGGCGCAGCGGCGTGCCTGGTGGCATGAACGTTTGAGCCGCTGCCATGCCCTGCTGGGTCCTGAACTGTTCTAA